The following proteins come from a genomic window of Candidozyma auris chromosome 4, complete sequence:
- a CDS encoding phosphatidylglycerophosphatase codes for MQIFNASAVLNVGRLTYNPSLCLPHLTVTSFDKLIIPFKIPGHEHATIRGVVLDKDNCFAKDKDDKVWPAYSDIWTKLQETYPKEHLLIVSNSAGTNDDGNYEQAEKLERDTGVTVLRHPTKKPGCHEEIMAYFAKHGIHKPSEIVVIGDRLFTDMLMANMMGAWGIWLSEGVELSNKIWCKMERGLYDRLVKSRDSPLSPPTPGVDQSEESKL; via the coding sequence ATGCAAATCTTCAATGCTAGTGCCGTACTCAACGTAGGCCGTCTCACATATAACCCAAGTCTCTGCTTACCGCACTTGACGGTGACATCTTTTGATAAGCTCATAATTCCATTCAAAATCCCTGGTCATGAACATGCCACTATCAGAGGAGTCGTGTTGGACAAGGACAACTGCTTTGCGAAGGATAAGGATGACAAAGTGTGGCCAGCTTACAGTGATATCTGGAcaaaacttcaagaaacatATCCAAAGGAACATTTGCTTATTGTTTCCAATTCTGCCGGCACCAACGACGATGGGAACTATGAACAAGCAGAGAAACTTGAACGTGACACGGGCGTTACTGTGCTCAGGCACCCTACGAAGAAACCAGGGTGTCATGAGGAGATCATGGCGTATTTCGCAAAACACGGGATTCACAAGCCAAGTGAAATTGTTGTCATTGGAGACCGCTTGTTTACAGACATGCTCATGGCGAACATGATGGGAGCGTGGGGGATTTGGCTTAGTGAGGGCGTAGAGCTTTCGAATAAAATCTGGTGTAAAATGGAAAGAGGGTTGTACGACAGGTTGGTCAAGTCAAGAGATCTGCCATTATCACCGCCCACGCCGGGAGTCGATCAATCTGAGGAATCAAAGCTTTAA
- the DPP3 gene encoding bifunctional diacylglycerol diphosphate phosphatase/phosphatidate phosphatase, whose amino-acid sequence MEQLYNVINYFHKDDTINRTTLGIDRVRGGQAFLRWRGSDALALVALFIAYPVVYTLEPFQRQFYVDDLTISHPFAEHERVTAGELFFYASVVPLIVIGAVSLIITKPQHKVYVTYVSILGLLLSVFSASIITDILKNAFGRHRPDFLARCVPKPDTPKGVLVFAKDVCTTDDRALLLDGFRTTPSGHSSISFAGLLFLSLWLAGQFTVTRPYSGAWRWAIVAAPTIGASLIALSRTEDYRHHFVDITVGSILGIVVAVWSYLRLFPLIQHEKSFEPRVLIEEDTDHNGYSPV is encoded by the coding sequence ATGGAACAACTTTACAACGTCATCAACTACTTCCACAAAGACGATACAATAAATCGTACCACGCTTGGAATTGATCGTGTACGTGGTGGGCAGgcttttcttcgctggAGGGGCTCTGACGCTTTGGCCTTGGTGGCTCTCTTTATCGCTTACCCTGTAGTATACACCTTGGAGCCCTTCCAGAGGCAGTTTTACGTGGACGACTTGACAATCTCGCATCCATTTGCTGAACACGAGAGGGTCACTGCGGGAGAGTTGTTCTTTTACGCTTCTGTGGTGCCGCTCATTGTCATTGGTGCTGTTTCACTTATCATCACAAAACCGCAACATAAAGTGTATGTGACCTACGTGCTGATATTGGGGTTGTTGCTTTCTGTGTTTAGTGCCAGTATCATCACAGATATTCTAAAGAATGCTTTTGGCAGACACAGACCTGACTTTTTGGCGAGATGCGTGCCCAAGCCTGACACCCCCAAGGGCGTGTTGGTGTTTGCCAAAGACGTGTGCACCACAGATGATAGGGCACTTTTGTTAGACGGCTTTAGAACGACACCCTCTGGCCACTCGTCTATCTCGTTTGCAGGCCTTTTATTTTTAAGTCTTTGGCTTGCCGGCCAGTTTACCGTCACTAGACCATACTCTGGCGCGTGGAGGTGGGCCATTGTCGCTGCCCCCACTATAGGGGCGCTGCTTATCGCTTTGAGTAGAACCGAGGATTATAGACATCATTTCGTCGACATCACCGTCGGACTGATTCTTGGCATTGTCGTTGCCGTGTGGCTGTACTTGAGACTCTTCCCCTTGATTCAGCACGAGAAGAGCTTCGAGCCCAGGGTGTTGATCGAGGAGGATACTGATCACAACGGATATAGCCCAGTTTAA
- the GCN2 gene encoding serine/threonine-protein kinase GCN2 yields MNEARQQDEIESLRSIYGDIYKDLTPKSKVWNKNPSPHFQILLSSHINPERPIVSLVLDIQFTPTYPTSAPLVKVLEPKNLLKARLALIENKVNEVIKEYQGEEVCFTMIMDVKEMLDDFQQTTEEVLSLEEERAKRIEQQRKQLEKVEQEQLQREQSAQRKREHEMTRQLQKLRGDYPESRDNTNRSFSQSSRGGDDEGIEESEKESLVPQGPIDNVFVFENTIHGICSQTRSKFEFRAVQGFVPYKANNLLSSISTQFVVTPYVPQAVLRQIRGGRLDVCYLLHVIELHDEYWSTNAGKNEIRELERQLEQAMNLNITEVLNVHGFQIDQDVNNLSEWTIRILTEFPPSMQTLDEVLQMSDAVNWALARSWLISILPTLELLHELSLPHCLLCPLSVVLAQTHDTEDSTPRKVLKLCHPRYGYTALQMYYKSSSFVNKFIPKNWLDPDPSAGLIKSDIWDLGVLFCRAMLGYNILSTDFKTPESFLRDFDVAVYQGYEEYAERVHDMLSKMLQPKASKRLSLMELNAVKFFRAGIDMNAQATVYGGPDDEEDSESDDDSVDHSRHHSVFFDTSRRNLAPPANNTRRRYSNNNPTLMMPNHESVSSVNKDSRYVSEFEEVGKLGKGGFGEVVKARNRMEGTFYAIKKIRHRADKLEGLLSEVLSLARLNHQYIVRYYGCWVEADPDQTVSIDSDDDSLEKDAESGSLFAGDLNVRSSSFLSRENSFQVDYFTNSLDPSLEYNDDDFDDRIVFANSTDENDDTSENDNDNAVADTSDEESDDTMDENRLQKTQPKTTLNQKSILYIQMEFCENNTLMDIIDRGLPGNPSEYWRLFRQILEAVSYIHSSGFIHRDLKPTNIFIDKSNNVKVGDFGLAKNSRYYSLISTNNQVATAEKKDLSTVVGTFFYTANEVASGDYNEKVDMYSLGIIFFEMCYKLGTGMERAMTLNNIRLESVQFPANFLGPNHSTERTIVRRLLDHDPNKRPGATELLQSGLLPVEHQDEVIKEALKSLADPASPWQQQVRESLFNQPYSLARDMMFDKLGKNSHGRTLDHSENDYLIFNATLDELFRIFDNHGAIRDFDGTYLLPKSSFNKMDQVYEILDRSGSVLTLAYDLVLPMARFLSKNDLSIPKFSRHEFVYRPNLRGIGTPDKYSAVGFDVFSHDKRSLVKDSAECIKVVDEILDTFPCFKTKNAQTVILINHSTILNACIDYAFGGTIKPTLSKRHEIMGVISSLMVERGSEEVKAHLRTEFKIQHTVIKDLIDHFDFTEEPEIAKKKLRKVFMDSPLLTKVEKAIQEIGDILTILRKFGLKASVLLCPLSNYNAKYYDGGIMFQAIHRIDKSRKFSRVATGGRYDRLIDSMSSEGIATTRTPHAVGFQLTSTLLFLLMKNSLKRTKTNTAMGRSMLRWRKARCDVLITSPQEAIMKDSGYSLLRILWSHNISCDTFVSSFQDDVLQKATEDGCNWIVVIKQSHQNKKTKRSSFKPIRVKNITDKKDHDLDFDEVLEFLQSEIDERRSEAHSAGSARSQDEREDQNSSRVGQPLFSVDLSHRVTIVPNDAPRGRKNNKREKWEVENDAKVAAASMMKDLADASVISVDLNDSTLDMISSTSLSVPLEEWFKKLFFTNKNLPKNYASNLYDSLWKERSKGTQWAILYNSKSDKTTIVDLQR; encoded by the coding sequence ATGAACGAGGCGAGGCAGCAGGACGAAATTGAGCTGCTTCGGCTGATCTACGGCGACATATATAAGGACTTGACTCCCAAGTCAAAAGTGTGGAACAAGAACCCGAGTCCACATTTCCAGATCCTTCTCCTGTCCCATATCAACCCCGAGAGACCTATAGTGTCTTTGGTGCTAGATATCCAATTTACGCCGACATACCCCACACTGGCTCctttggtgaaggtgcTAGAGCCTAagaatttgttgaaggcgAGGTTGGCGCTAATTGAGAATAAAGTGAATGAGGTGATCAAAGAATACCAAGGAGAGGAGGTATGTTTTACGATGATCATGGACGTCAAAGAAATGCTCGACGACTTCCAGCAGACTACGGAAGAAGTGCTCTCGttggaagaggaaaggGCGAAGAGAATTGAGCAGCAACGAAAGCAGTTGGAGAAGGTAGAACAAGAACAGCTTCAGAGAGAACAGCTGGCGCAACGGAAAAGAGAACATGAGATGACTCGCCAGCTTCAGAAACTACGAGGGGACTATCCTGAATCAAGAGATAACACTAATCGGTCATTCTCTCAGTCAAGCAGaggtggtgatgatgaaggcATAGAAGAAAGCGAAAAAGAGTCATTGGTACCACAGGGACCTATTGACAACGTATTCGTTTTTGAAAACACGATCCATGGAATTTGTTCACAGACACGCTCGAAATTTGAATTCCGTGCTGTCCAGGGTTTTGTTCCGTATAAAGCAAACAACTTGCTTCTGAGCATCAGTACGCAGTTTGTTGTAACTCCTTACGTACCGCAGGCGGTGCTTCGACAAATCCGTGGAGGTCGACTCGATGTGTGTTACTTGCTTCATGTCATTGAGCTTCACGACGAGTACTGGCTGACGAATGCAGGCAAAAACGAAATCAGAGAGCTTGAGCGGCAACTAGAGCAAGCCATGAACTTGAACATCACAGAAGTTTTGAATGTTCATGGTTTTCAGATTGATCAGGATGTCAACAACCTCTCGGAATGGACCATACGAATTCTTACGGAGTTTCCACCCAGCATGCAAACACTAGACGAAGTGCTTCAGATGTCTGACGCTGTGAACTGGGCTCTAGCTCGTTCTTGGCTCATACTGATACTACCAACCCTAGAGTTGCTTCACGAATTATCTTTACCGCATTGCCTTCTTTGTCCATTAAGTGTTGTGCTTGCTCAAACGCACGATACAGAAGACTCCACCCCGCGCAAAGTTTTGAAGCTCTGCCATCCGAGGTACGGCTACACGGCATTACAGATGTACTATAAATCGTCTCTGTTcgtcaacaagttcatTCCAAAGAATTGGCTAGATCCAGATCCCTCAGCTGGTTTGATTAAGTCTGACATATGGGACTTAGgagttcttttttgcagaGCGATGCTAGGATATAATATTCTATCGACGGATTTTAAGACCCCAGAGCTGTTTCTCCGTGATTTTGATGTCGCTGTGTATCAAGGTTACGAGGAATACGCTGAACGAGTGCACGACATGCTCAGTAAAATGCTTCAGCCAAAGGCTTCGAAGAGGTTGAGCTTGATGGAACTCAATGCTGTAAAATTCTTTAGAGCTGGCATCGATATGAATGCACAAGCTACGGTTTATGGTGGACcagatgacgaagaagactcGGAAAGCGACGATGATAGTGTTGATCATTCGAGGCATCATAGCGTATTTTTTGACACATCGAGAAGAAATTTAGCACCTCCAGCGAATAACACGCGTCGGCGCTATTCCAACAACAATCCAACCCTCATGATGCCGAATCACGAGTCCGTGTCTCTGGTTAATAAAGATTCGAGGTACGTGTCAGAGTTTGAAGAGGTCGGTAAGCTTGGCAAAGGAGGTTTTGGCGAGGTTGTAAAAGCGAGAAATAGAATGGAGGGAACCTTCTATGCGATCAAGAAAATAAGACACAGAGCAGACAAGCTTGAGGGGTTGTTGAGTGAGGTCCTTTCTTTAGCGAGACTCAATCATCAGTACATCGTGCGTTACTACGGTTGCTGGGTTGAGGCAGATCCAGATCAGACTGTTTCTATAGATAGTGATGACGACAGTCTTGAGAAAGACGCCGAGAGTGGCTCCCTCTTTGCAGGCGACCTTAATGTGAGgtcatcttccttcttgagcCGTGAGAATTCCTTCCAGGTGGATTACTTCACGAACTCGCTTGATCCTCTGTTGGAGTATAACGATGACGACTTTGATGATCGTATTGTGTTTGCTAACAGCACAGACGAAAATGATGACACTTCAGAGAATGATAATGATAATGCTGTTGCTGATAcatctgatgaagaaagcgaTGACACCATGGACGAAAATCGATTGCAAAAGACTCAGCCAAAGACTACATTGAACCAAAAATCCATTCTTTATATTCAGATGGAGTTTTGTGAAAATAATACTTTGATGGATATCATAGATCGTGGGTTGCCAGGGAACCCAAGCGAATATTGGCGTTTGTTCCGGCAGATCTTGGAGGCGGTATCGTACATTCACAGCTCTGGCTTCATTCATCGAGATTTGAAACCCACCAACATCTTTATTGACAAATCGAATAACGTCAAGGTCGGTGATTTTGGTCTTGCGAAAAACTCAAGATATTATTCCCTCATTCTGACAAACAACCAAGTTGCAACagctgaaaagaaagatttaTCAACCGTGGTAGGCACTTTTTTCTATACAGCGAATGAGGTGGCTTCTGGAGACTACAACGAGAAGGTTGACATGTACTCATTAGgtatcatcttcttcgagatGTGCTATAAGCTCGGGACTGGTATGGAGCGAGCCATGACACTAAACAATATTCGCTTGGAGAGTGTTCAGTTCCCAGCTAATTTTCTCGGACCAAATCACTCGACAGAAAGGACTATTGTTCGTCGTCTTCTCGACCACGATCCTAATAAGCGTCCAGGAGCCAccgaacttcttcaaagtggTTTGTTGCCAGTTGAGCATCAAGATGAAGTGATCAAGGAAGCATTAAAGTCATTGGCAGATCCTGCCTCTCCTTGGCAACAGCAGGTCAGAGAAAGTTTGTTTAATCAACCTTACCTGTTAGCTCGCGATATGATGTTCGACAAACTCGGCAAGAATTCTCACGGTAGAACTCTAGACCATTCAGAAAACGATTATTTGATCTTTAATGCTACATTGGACGAGCTTTTCAGGATTTTCGACAATCATGGTGCAATTAGAGATTTTGATGGAACATATCTTTTACCCAAGCTGTCTTTTAATAAGATGGATCAAGTGTATGAGATACTAGACCGAAGTGGGTCTGTTCTCACTTTAGCTTACGATCTTGTCTTACCTATGGCACGCTTCCTCAGTAAAAATGATCTCAGTATCCCAAAATTCAGCAGACATGAGTTTGTTTACAGACCAAACTTGAGAGGAATAGGTACTCCAGACAAATATAGCGCAGTTGGCTTTGATGTGTTTTCGCATGACAAGAGGTCATTGGTAAAAGATTCAGCGGAATGTATTAAGGTAGTGGATGAGATTCTTGATACCTTTCCGTGCTTCAAGACAAAGAATGCACAAACCGTTATCTTGATAAATCACTCCACTATTTTAAATGCATGTATTGATTACGCTTTTGGAGGAACTATCAAACCAACGCTCAGCAAGCGTCATGAAATCATGGGTGTAATTTCTTCACTAATGGTGGAGCGAGGACTGGAAGAGGTCAAAGCTCACTTGAGAACAGAGTTCAAGATTCAGCACACTGTTATTAAAGATCTTATTGACCACTTCGACTTCACTGAGGAGCCCGAGATcgcaaagaagaagttgagaaagGTTTTCATGGACTCACCTTTACTAACTAAAGTCGAGAAAGCAATTCAAGAAATCGGGGACATCTTGACTATACTCAGAAAATTCGGCTTGAAAGCGTCAGTCTTACTCTGTCCGTTGAGTAATTACAATGCAAAGTATTATGATGGAGGTATCATGTTTCAAGCGATACACAGAATTGACAAACTGAGAAAGTTTTCAAGAGTCGCCACTGGCGGTCGTTACGATAGACTCATCGACTCAATGCTGAGTGAGGGCATTGCTACCACGCGGACACCACATGCTGTTGGATTCCAATTGACGTCCACATTGttatttttgttgatgaaaaacTCGTTGAAGCGTACTAAAACAAACACCGCAATGGGCAGATCGATGCTCAGATGGAGAAAAGCTCGATGCGATGTACTTATCACTTCCCCACAAGAGGCAATCATGAAGGATTCAGGCTATTCGCTTCTTCGAATTTTGTGGTCCCACAATATAAGCTGTGACACGTTCGTGAGCTCTTTTCAGGACGACGTATTACAAAAAGCTACCGAGGACGGATGCAATTGGATAGTGGTCATCAAACAATCACACCAGAATAAGAAgacgaaaagaagcctGTTCAAGCCAATTAGAGTGAAGAATATCACGGACAAGAAGGATCATGATTTAGATTTCGATGAGGTGTTGGAGTTTTTGCAAAGCGAGATTGACGAGAGACGAAGTGAAGCACATTCCGCAGGGTCAGCAAGATCTCAGGACGAAAGAGAGGACCAAAACTCGTCAAGAGTTGGCCAGCCCCTCTTCAGTGTCGACCTCTCCCATAGGGTGACAATTGTTCCTAACGATGCCCCTCGTGGAAGGAAGAATAATAAGAGAGAAAAGTGGGAGGTTGAGAATGATGCCAAGGTGGCGGCTGCATCTATGATGAAAGATTTGGCTGATGCTTCTGTCATTTCTGTGGATTTGAATGATTCCACTTTGGACATGATCCTGTCCACCTCGTTGCTGGTACCCTTAGAAGAAtggttcaagaagctcttcttcactaACAAAAACTTACCGAAAAATTACGCCAGTAATTTGTACGACAGTCTCTGGAAGGAGAGATCCAAGGGAACTCAATGGGCGATCTTGTACAACAGCAAAAGCGACAAGACTACTATTGTTGATCTACAGCGCTGA
- a CDS encoding E3 ubiquitin-protein ligase HEL2 — protein sequence MSEHAHRARSRVAKPKQNKRKQSEDSQQPSSENTCIICAEAILYSAVSPCNNVTCHFCCFRQRALYKRNTCLVCRTEHPEVVFTDEQLQPEAKYTHFEEVSQDLSDDKYGIRFTSQKAKDATLQLLEQRCAICKETSPTFNKLSDHTKNVHHKEFCRICANHRKAFVSELKLYTRKQLNHHINEGDTEGFKGHPKCKFCKNQYFYSEDELNVHIRDRHERCYICDQDLPQHMAYYRDYDHLYEHFRNSHYVCSVPSCVEKRFVVFREDLDLTAHMLKEHGGLTGHNGRVVIGASSYRSELSTVPQNHRPASRPPHQDSLDTKRQRLEERAKHYLHNNEEDLAKFEEINRAYRAKRIDAQRLISEYESLFKVPESDLSLLVYELAELFPQHSEQKQQLHSVYISKYPQSQSPSNAASPSLNESFPVLGNGSSSSLSLSSWAPNNNPKKTQAKLFPRLPKPQKPAVKVPTNQPIRYTTVKKPQPKPTVTINNFQGNTSFRPTYLESPKPSSSSSLPSLSGSNGSSLASSRTQSPKVQSPQLSDQKFPALTKKTSKKEIPRVNNISNGTGSWGSGFTVTSSKPTEDFGIPIIDKKAEKLKRKQERAALKK from the coding sequence ATGTCTGAGCATGCCCATCGAGCTCGGTCCCGAGTGGCCAAGCCGAAGCAAAATAAGCGTAAGCAGTCTGAAGACCTGCAACAGCCGTCGTCAGAAAATACCTGTATTATTTGTGCAGAGGCGATCTTGTACTCGGCGGTTTCACCATGCAACAATGTCACCTGCCATTTCTGCTGTTTCAGACAGAGGGCCCTTTACAAGAGGAACACATGCTTGGTGTGTAGAACAGAGCACCCTGAGGTCGTGTTTACGGACGAGCAATTGCAGCCAGAGGCAAAGTATAcgcattttgaagaagtgagTCAAGATTTGAGCGATGACAAGTATGGAATCCGGTTCACGTCACAAAAGGCCAAAGACGCTACccttcagcttcttgagcagcGGTGTGCTATATGTAAGGAGACGTCGCCCACGTTCAATAAGCTCTCCGATCATACGAAGAACGTTCACCATAAAGAGTTCTGTCGCATCTGTGCCAACCATAGAAAAGCGTTTGTCAGCGAGCTCAAGCTCTATACGAGAAAGCAGCTAAATCATCATATTAATGAGGGGGACACTGAAGGCTTTAAGGGCCATCCAAAGTGCAAGTTTTGCAAAAACCAATATTTCTACTCGGAAGACGAGTTGAATGTTCACATAAGAGATCGCCACGAGAGATGCTACATATGCGACCAGGACTTGCCCCAGCATATGGCGTACTACCGTGACTATGACCACCTCTATGAGCATTTCAGAAACTCCCACTACGTGTGCTCTGTGCCCTCGTGTGTGGAAAAACGGTTTGTGGTATTCAGGGAAGATTTGGACTTGACGGCGCACATGTTGAAGGAACACGGTGGACTCACGGGTCACAACGGTCGTGTAGTCATTGGAGCATCAAGCTACCGCTCCGAGCTTTCCACAGTTCCGCAGAATCATCGTCCAGCGTCCAGGCCACCCCACCAGGACTCTTTGGATACGAAGAGACAGCGcttggaagaaagagcaaagCATTACCTTCATAATAATGAGGAGGATTTGGCaaagtttgaagaaatcaacaGGGCCTACAGGGCCAAGCGCATCGACGCCCAGCGGCTCATCAGCGAGTACGAGTCCTTGTTCAAAGTGCCCGAGCTGGAcctttctcttttggtgTACGAGTTGGCCGAGTTGTTCCCACAGCATTCGGAACAGAAACAACAGCTTCACTCAGTCTACATTTCCAAATACCCACAATCTCAATCACCCTCAAACGCCGCATCTCCTAGCCTAAATGAAAGCTTTCCTGTTCTCGGCAACGGCTCTCTGAGTTCATTATCGCTTCTGTCGTGGGCGCCGAATAACAACCCCAAAAAAACCCAAGCAAAACTATTTCCTAGATTACCTAAACCCCAAAAACCTGCTGTTAAAGTCCCAACTAATCAGCCGATTCGTTACACTACGGTGAAGAAGCCACAGCCTAAACCAACTGTCACTATCAACAATTTCCAAGGTAATACAAGCTTCAGGCCAACTTATTTAGAAAGCCCCAagccttcttcatcctcatcgTTGCCTTCGTTGAGCGGATCAAATGGCAGCAGTTTAGCCAGTCTGAGAACACAGTCACCTAAAGTGCAGAGCCCACAGCTCTCAGATCAAAAGTTTCCTGctttgacaaagaagacttcgaagaaagagattCCTAGAGTGAACAATATCAGCAACGGGACTGGGTCATGGGGCTCAGGTTTCACCGTCACTAGCTCAAAGCCTACCGAAGATTTTGGTATTCCTATTATAGACAAGAAGGCAGAGAAACTTAAACGTAAGCAGGAGAGAGCTGCTCTTAAGAAGTGA
- the MRE11 gene encoding MRX complex nuclease subunit has protein sequence MPPVDKIEFGPDTIRILLTTDNHVGYLENDPIRGDDSWRTFQEIAGLARQHDVDMIVQGGDLFHVSKPSKKSLFHVVQALRNNCLGDRPCELELLSDPSLALHSGSDMVNYEDPNINVAVPVFAISGNHDDATGEGLLSPLDVLAATGLINYFGQIPQADKITLTPLVFQKGMTKFALYGMNNVRDERLQRIMRNGDVTFQRPKNGDDFFSLLCIHQNHARHSMTSYVPEDFLPSFLDFVFWGHEHDCIPHPQYNPATTFDTLQAGSSVATSLTEGESEPKHVFILNVKNKEYSIEPILLRSVRPFITRDVSLRDENFVEGPASKADISAFLVEQVENMIEEANSQYRERNGIKNDEEEIPLPLIRLRVDHTGDYEIENSRRFSNKFVSRVANVNDILLYHKKKAQKYEVGKKVPKNIPVADPSDTSRVSIQEILKQFLDETSLYLMPENGMFDVTKKFIEQDDRSIFTEYVEKSIEQAAKSLLEINIDEEEFHTGDDSTLKRSFAQLLNQLRMQNKKEPVKDVPVTQGQVNDKDLDFSSKTREDSVKPVKRGRTTIKAKASPKSKTKSKDVVVSDDSGEDDEEPQVVSDDSEDDFKPPPPKQRARKVAKPASQSARKTTTKKATSRQPDNSSILDDIISLGN, from the coding sequence ATGCCCCCCGTGGATAAAATTGAATTCGGCCCGGATACCATACGGATCCTTCTTACCACGGATAATCATGTAGGGTATTTGGAGAACGACCCTATACGAGGGGACGACTCATGGAGGACGTTTCAAGAAATCGCTGGGTTGGCTAGACAGCATGATGTGGATATGATAGTGCAAGGAGGAGACTTGTTTCATGTTTCCAAACCGTCCAAGAAATCGTTATTTCACGTTGTGCAGGCATTAAGAAATAACTGTTTGGGTGATCGACCTTGTGAGCTCGAATTGCTCAGTGATCCATCGTTAGCGTTGCATTCAGGAAGCGATATGGTCAACTACGAAGATCCCAATATAAATGTCGCTGTTCCCGTGTTTGCAATATCAGGAAATCACGATGACGCTACTGGAGAAGGTCTTTTGTCACCATTAGACGTCTTAGCTGCTACTGGACTCATTAATTACTTCGGACAGATTCCTCAAGCAGATAAGATAACGCTTACCCCTTTGGTCTTCCAAAAAGGAATGACGAAGTTTGCACTTTACGGAATGAATAACGTACGAGATGAAAGACTTCAACGGATCATGAGGAACGGAGACGTTACTTTTCAGAGGCCCAAGAATGGAGACGACTTCTTCAGTTTGCTCTGCATCCACCAAAACCACGCCCGCCATTCGATGACTTCTTACGTGCCTGAAGACTTCCTACCGTCCTTTCTAGATTTCGTGTTTTGGGGCCACGAGCACGATTGCATTCCCCACCCTCAATATAACCCTGCAACTACATTTGATACCCTCCAAGCAGGCTCTTCGGTGGCAACTTCTTTGACTGAGGGAGAGAGTGAGCCAAAGCATGTTTTTATCTTGAATGTGAAGAATAAGGAGTATCTGATCGAGCCGATCCTCTTACGTTCAGTGAGACCATTTATCACGAGAGATGTGTCGCTCCGGGACGAAAATTTTGTCGAGGGTCCAGCATCCAAGGCTGACATCTCTGCGTTTTTAGTGGAGCAGGTTGAAAATATGATCGAGGAGGCAAACAGTCAATACAGAGAACGCAACGGTATCAAGAACGACGAAGAGGAAATCCCTCTACCGTTGATTCGTTTGCGTGTTGATCATACAGGTGACTACGAGATTGAAAACTCCCGGAGGTTCTCCAACAAGTTTGTCAGCAGAGTAGCCAATGTCAACGACATCCTCTTGTATCataagaagaaagcacagAAGTACGAGGTGGGCAAAAAAGTTCCAAAAAATATACCTGTTGCCGACCCAAGCGACACTTCCAGAGTGTCCATTCAGGAGATCCTCAAacaatttcttgatgagacaAGTCTCTACTTGATGCCAGAGAACGGTATGTTTGATGTTACGAAAAAATTTATCGAGCAAGACGACAGGCTGATCTTCACCGAATATGTCGAGAAATCGATTGAGCAAGCAGCAAAGCTGCTTCTCGAAATTAAcattgacgaggaagaattCCATACCGGTGATGATAGCACACTTAAGCGGTCATTTGCGCAACTTCTCAATCAGCTACGGATGCAAAATAAGAAGGAACCTGTCAAAGATGTGCCTGTTACGCAAGGTCAAGTCAATGATAAGGATCTCGATTTTAGCAGCAAGACTAGAGAAGACTCAGTTAAACCAGTGAAACGTGGAAGGACCACGATAAAAGCAAAAGCTTCACCGAAGAGCAAGACAAAGAGCAAGGACGTTGTGGTTTCAGATGACCTGggagaagatgatgaggagcCTCAAGTGGTCTCGGACGATTCTGAGGATGATTTCAAGCCTCCACCGCCAAAGCAAAGAGCAAGGAAAGTCGCCAAGCCAGCATCCCAATCTGCCAGAAAGACGACTACGAAAAAAGCAACCTCTCGTCAACCAGATAATTCATccattcttgatgacatcaTCAGTTTGGGTAATTGA